One genomic window of Polynucleobacter sp. HIN11 includes the following:
- the acnB gene encoding bifunctional aconitate hydratase 2/2-methylisocitrate dehydratase, which translates to MLDAYQSHVAERAAQGIPALPLTKDQTAELVKMLQNPPKGLEAQLLDLITYRVPAGVDEAAKVKAEFLDAVAKGKLQSPVISRVKATELLGTMLGGYNIKPLVELLEDKECGAAATEALKKTLLMFDYFNDVNDLAEKGNANAKAVIQSWANAEWFTSRPAVPESMTLTVFKVTGETNTDDLSPAPDAWSRPDIPLHATVMLKNPRPGIEPDEAGVRGPMKQIEALKQKGHQIAYVGDVVGTGSSRKSATNSVLWWTGQDIPFVPNKRFGGVCLGGKIAPIFFNTMEDAGALPIELDVNQMNMGDVIELRPYEGKVLKDGKVIAEFTLKSPVILDEVRAGGRIPLIIGRGLTAKARASLGLPASTEFRVPISPPDNKKGFSLAQKMVGRACGLPEGQGVRPGTYCEPHMTTVGSQDTTGPMTRDELKDLACLGFSADLVMQSFCHTSAYPKPVDIRTHHELPSFMTNRGGVSLRPGDGVIHSWLNRLLLPDTCGTGGDSHTRFPIGISFPAGSGLVAFAAATGVMPLDMPESVLVRFKGQMQPGITLRDLVNAIPLFAIKRGLLTVEKKGKKNVFSGRILEIEGLPDLKVEQAFELSDASAERSAGGCTVHLNKEPIIEYMRSNITLMKWMIANGYEDKRTLARRIKAMENWIANPQLLKADENADYAEIIEIDMNEIKEPILACPNDPDDVKYLSEVQGDKIDEVFIGSCMTNIGHFRAAGKILEGKTDIPTRLWIAPPTKMDAMILTEEGYYGILGRTGARMESPGCSLCMGNQAQMRKGASAVSTSTRNFPNRLGIDTRVYLASAELAAVAALLGRIPTMAEYLEQFQAVNAKANDVYRYMNFDKIKDFSEVADTVSV; encoded by the coding sequence ATGTTAGACGCATACCAATCCCATGTAGCCGAACGTGCTGCGCAAGGCATCCCCGCCCTCCCATTAACCAAGGATCAAACCGCTGAATTGGTCAAAATGCTGCAAAACCCTCCCAAGGGTTTAGAGGCACAACTCCTTGATTTAATTACCTATCGTGTGCCTGCTGGGGTGGATGAAGCCGCTAAGGTGAAAGCTGAGTTTTTGGATGCGGTTGCTAAAGGTAAGCTGCAGTCCCCCGTGATTTCTCGTGTCAAAGCGACCGAACTCTTGGGCACCATGCTTGGGGGCTACAACATCAAGCCATTAGTTGAATTGCTTGAGGATAAGGAGTGTGGCGCTGCTGCGACCGAAGCCCTCAAGAAAACCTTACTCATGTTTGATTACTTCAATGATGTCAATGACTTAGCAGAGAAAGGTAATGCAAATGCTAAGGCTGTTATTCAGAGCTGGGCGAATGCCGAGTGGTTTACCAGCCGCCCCGCCGTCCCTGAGTCCATGACCCTCACGGTTTTCAAGGTAACTGGTGAGACCAATACTGATGACCTCTCCCCGGCCCCCGATGCTTGGAGCCGTCCAGATATTCCGCTCCATGCGACCGTCATGCTCAAGAACCCCCGTCCGGGTATTGAGCCTGATGAGGCTGGAGTGCGTGGCCCCATGAAACAAATTGAGGCTCTTAAACAAAAGGGTCATCAAATTGCCTATGTGGGCGATGTCGTAGGTACCGGATCGTCTCGTAAATCGGCTACCAACTCTGTGCTTTGGTGGACTGGCCAAGACATTCCCTTCGTTCCCAATAAACGTTTTGGCGGCGTTTGCTTAGGTGGCAAGATTGCACCGATCTTCTTTAACACCATGGAAGATGCGGGTGCCCTGCCAATTGAGCTCGATGTCAATCAAATGAATATGGGCGATGTCATTGAACTTCGCCCCTATGAAGGCAAAGTGCTCAAAGATGGCAAAGTGATTGCGGAGTTCACCCTGAAGTCACCGGTGATTCTCGATGAGGTCCGCGCCGGCGGTCGTATTCCACTCATCATTGGTCGCGGCTTAACCGCCAAGGCGCGTGCCTCACTGGGCTTACCTGCATCGACCGAGTTCCGAGTACCGATTAGCCCACCTGATAACAAGAAGGGCTTTAGCTTGGCGCAGAAGATGGTCGGTCGTGCCTGTGGCTTGCCAGAAGGTCAAGGCGTTCGTCCCGGTACCTACTGCGAGCCCCATATGACCACCGTTGGTTCGCAAGATACAACCGGCCCCATGACTCGCGATGAACTCAAAGATCTCGCCTGCCTTGGGTTCTCGGCAGACTTAGTGATGCAGTCGTTCTGCCACACCTCGGCCTATCCAAAGCCAGTGGATATTCGTACCCATCATGAACTGCCATCGTTTATGACCAATCGCGGCGGCGTCTCACTGCGCCCAGGCGATGGCGTGATCCACAGTTGGTTAAATCGCTTGTTATTACCTGATACCTGTGGCACGGGTGGTGATAGCCATACTCGTTTCCCAATTGGCATCTCCTTCCCCGCTGGCTCGGGTCTGGTCGCATTCGCGGCTGCCACCGGTGTCATGCCTCTGGATATGCCCGAGTCTGTCTTGGTTCGCTTTAAAGGTCAAATGCAACCTGGCATTACATTGCGCGACTTAGTGAATGCCATTCCCCTCTTTGCGATTAAGCGTGGCTTACTCACCGTCGAGAAAAAAGGCAAGAAGAATGTGTTCTCGGGTCGCATCCTCGAGATTGAGGGCCTGCCTGATCTCAAGGTTGAGCAAGCCTTTGAACTTTCCGATGCATCGGCCGAGCGCTCAGCCGGTGGTTGCACTGTGCATCTCAACAAAGAGCCCATCATTGAGTACATGCGCTCCAACATTACGCTCATGAAGTGGATGATCGCGAATGGCTATGAAGATAAACGTACGCTCGCGCGTCGCATTAAGGCGATGGAGAACTGGATTGCAAATCCACAATTGCTCAAGGCCGATGAGAATGCAGATTACGCTGAGATTATTGAGATCGATATGAACGAGATCAAGGAACCCATCTTGGCCTGCCCCAACGATCCCGATGATGTCAAATATCTCTCGGAGGTTCAAGGTGACAAGATCGATGAGGTATTTATTGGTTCGTGCATGACCAATATCGGTCACTTCCGTGCGGCTGGCAAGATCCTCGAAGGTAAAACGGATATTCCAACGCGCTTATGGATCGCGCCACCCACCAAGATGGATGCCATGATCCTTACCGAGGAAGGTTATTACGGCATTTTGGGTCGCACGGGTGCACGCATGGAGTCGCCAGGTTGTTCGTTGTGCATGGGCAATCAAGCGCAGATGCGCAAGGGTGCCTCAGCGGTTTCTACATCGACACGTAACTTCCCTAATCGCTTAGGAATTGATACGCGGGTGTATTTAGCCTCTGCGGAGTTGGCTGCAGTCGCCGCCCTCTTGGGTCGCATACCCACCATGGCGGAGTACTTGGAACAGTTCCAAGCGGTCAATGCCAAAGCCAATGATGTGTATCGCTATATGAATTTTGACAAGATCAAAGACTTTAGTGAGGTTGCGGATACCGTCAGTGTTTAA
- a CDS encoding superinfection immunity protein, which translates to MRLLFAILITLLSLFYFLPVAIAFYRKRANTGAIFALNLFLGWSLIGWVIALVWALKDEEIL; encoded by the coding sequence ATGCGTTTATTGTTCGCCATCCTCATCACCCTTCTATCCCTGTTTTACTTCCTGCCCGTAGCGATTGCGTTTTACCGCAAACGCGCCAATACCGGGGCTATTTTTGCCCTGAACCTCTTTTTAGGTTGGTCCTTAATTGGCTGGGTGATTGCCCTGGTTTGGGCTCTGAAGGACGAAGAGATCCTGTAA
- a CDS encoding CTP synthase, whose amino-acid sequence MTKYVFVTGGVVSSLGKGIAAASLAAILESRGLKVTLLKLDPYINVDPGTMSPFQHGEVFVTEDGAETDLDLGHYERFVSAKMRKSNNFTTGQIYESVIRKERRGEYLGKTVQVIPHITNEIQAFVEKGAKASHDGHADIAICEIGGTVGDIESLPFLEAARQMSLRLPKGDCAFVHLTLVPWIQSAGELKTKPTQHSVQKLREIGILPTVLLCRADREIPDDERAKISLFSNVREEAVISVWDVDTIYKIPKMLHEQGMDELLCKELNIQAKPADLSMWDSLVYELEHPQYEVTIGMVGKYVDLTESYKSLIEALRHAGIHNHTKINIRYIDSERLEQGNLECLYDLDAILVPGGFGKRGTEGKIKAIQYARENDVPYLGICLGMQLAVIEFARHVAKIEAANSTEFDPETPNPVVALITEWLDREGKIEKRAADSDMGGTMRLGSQKCPVKPNTLAHSIYGAEVNERHRHRYEVNNIYAPKLEKAGMIISARTPNEDLPEMMELPKSMHPWFFGVQFHPEFTSTPRAGHPLFLAYIRAALARQTAKTAVAA is encoded by the coding sequence ATGACCAAATACGTTTTTGTCACTGGTGGTGTAGTTTCTTCTCTCGGAAAAGGAATTGCAGCCGCCTCGCTTGCCGCGATTCTTGAATCACGCGGCCTGAAAGTCACCCTCCTAAAATTAGACCCTTACATCAACGTTGATCCCGGAACAATGAGTCCGTTTCAGCACGGAGAAGTATTTGTGACCGAAGACGGGGCTGAGACCGATCTCGATTTGGGTCATTACGAACGCTTTGTGAGCGCCAAGATGCGCAAGAGCAATAACTTCACCACCGGCCAAATTTATGAGTCGGTGATTCGCAAAGAGCGCCGTGGTGAGTATCTCGGCAAGACAGTTCAAGTGATTCCCCACATTACCAATGAGATTCAGGCCTTTGTGGAGAAGGGTGCTAAAGCCAGTCATGATGGCCATGCCGATATTGCCATTTGCGAGATTGGCGGTACCGTCGGCGATATTGAATCACTCCCGTTCTTGGAAGCAGCCCGCCAAATGAGCTTGCGACTTCCTAAAGGTGATTGCGCATTTGTCCATCTCACCCTAGTGCCCTGGATTCAGAGTGCGGGTGAGTTGAAGACCAAACCCACCCAACACTCGGTGCAAAAACTGCGCGAGATCGGGATTTTGCCAACGGTCTTATTGTGCCGTGCCGATCGCGAGATCCCCGATGACGAGCGCGCCAAGATCTCTTTGTTCTCGAATGTGCGTGAAGAAGCAGTGATCTCAGTGTGGGATGTCGATACGATTTATAAGATTCCGAAGATGCTGCATGAGCAGGGGATGGATGAGCTCTTATGCAAGGAGCTCAATATTCAAGCCAAACCTGCCGATCTCTCGATGTGGGATTCCTTGGTGTACGAGCTTGAACATCCTCAATATGAGGTCACGATTGGTATGGTGGGTAAATATGTGGACCTCACCGAATCGTATAAATCATTGATTGAAGCACTACGCCATGCTGGCATTCACAATCACACCAAAATTAATATTCGCTACATTGACTCCGAGCGCCTTGAGCAGGGCAATCTCGAGTGCCTCTATGATCTCGATGCTATTTTGGTACCCGGTGGATTTGGTAAGCGCGGCACTGAAGGAAAAATCAAAGCCATTCAGTATGCGCGTGAGAACGACGTGCCATATTTAGGTATCTGTTTGGGAATGCAACTTGCTGTGATCGAGTTTGCTAGGCATGTTGCTAAGATTGAGGCGGCTAACAGCACCGAGTTTGATCCAGAGACCCCCAATCCAGTTGTGGCACTCATTACCGAGTGGCTCGATCGTGAGGGCAAGATTGAAAAACGTGCAGCCGACTCCGATATGGGCGGAACAATGCGCTTGGGTTCACAAAAATGCCCAGTGAAGCCCAATACACTTGCTCATAGCATTTATGGTGCTGAAGTAAATGAGCGTCACCGCCATCGCTATGAGGTGAATAATATCTACGCTCCAAAGCTTGAGAAGGCCGGCATGATTATTTCTGCGCGTACCCCCAATGAAGATCTGCCGGAGATGATGGAGTTGCCTAAATCGATGCATCCATGGTTCTTCGGTGTGCAGTTCCACCCCGAGTTCACCTCAACCCCAAGAGCCGGGCACCCCTTGTTCTTGGCGTACATCCGCGCAGCGCTCGCGCGTCAAACTGCTAAAACAGCAGTCGCTGCGTAA
- the kdsA gene encoding 3-deoxy-8-phosphooctulonate synthase translates to MFNHLCGFEIGLNKPFFLIAGPCVIESEQFSIDTAGQIKAICADLNIPFIYKSSFDKANRSSGSSFRGLGMEKGLAILEKVKKQIGVPVLTDVHEISDVAAVASVVDVLQTPAFLCRQTDFIAAVAQSGKPVNIKKGQFLSPYEMGNVVDKARAAAREKNLPDQFMVCERGASFGYNNLVSDMRSLAIMRATQAPVVFDATHSVQLPGGQGSSSGGQREFVPVLARAAVAVGISGLFMETHPDPAKALSDGPNAVPLNHLKELLATLQQLDRVVKQANMYLEDRFVG, encoded by the coding sequence ATGTTTAATCATTTGTGTGGCTTCGAGATTGGTTTAAACAAACCTTTCTTCTTGATTGCGGGCCCATGCGTGATTGAGTCGGAGCAGTTTTCTATTGACACGGCTGGTCAGATCAAAGCAATTTGTGCCGATCTCAACATCCCCTTCATTTACAAGTCCTCCTTTGATAAAGCCAATCGTTCCTCAGGATCCTCGTTTCGGGGACTGGGAATGGAAAAGGGCTTGGCAATCTTAGAAAAGGTCAAGAAACAAATTGGCGTACCAGTCCTGACCGACGTACATGAAATCAGCGATGTGGCAGCGGTAGCCTCCGTAGTTGATGTCTTGCAAACCCCAGCGTTTCTCTGTCGCCAGACAGACTTCATTGCTGCTGTTGCTCAAAGTGGCAAACCAGTCAATATTAAGAAGGGGCAATTCTTATCCCCGTATGAGATGGGTAATGTAGTCGATAAAGCGCGGGCTGCTGCGCGTGAGAAAAACCTACCCGATCAGTTTATGGTGTGCGAACGTGGTGCCAGCTTTGGCTATAACAACTTAGTCTCGGATATGCGTAGCCTCGCCATCATGCGCGCGACGCAAGCCCCCGTTGTGTTTGATGCAACCCATTCTGTGCAATTGCCCGGTGGTCAAGGCAGCAGTAGTGGTGGGCAGCGTGAGTTTGTGCCGGTGCTAGCGCGCGCAGCGGTAGCAGTCGGCATCAGCGGTCTCTTCATGGAAACCCATCCGGATCCAGCTAAGGCTTTATCGGATGGCCCCAATGCAGTGCCGCTCAATCACTTAAAAGAGCTATTAGCAACGCTGCAACAGTTGGATCGTGTTGTGAAACAAGCCAATATGTATTTAGAAGACCGATTTGTGGGTTGA